The genomic segment GAATTACCCAAAACAGAATGCATATTTAAGAGTTAATTTTTTAGACGACAATGCGTACGATGTACAAGAATATGTTTGGACATACAATACAAATGTTGGACATAGCCCAAGAAGATTTACAACTGCTCACCGTTCCATATTACACGCAACAATAAGCAAAGACAATAATTTTTACAAAGACAATGTTGCAGTCCCATATCAAAACCCAACAGATAAAAGAATTAAAGGAAGAATTGCAGATGGACATCTAGGTAGAATGCCTTATAGTTGGTTTTATTTTGACCTTGTAAAAAATGTTTCAAAAGACAAAACATTTCATTCTTGTCAAATACCATTGCCTTTGGTAGAAATGCTTATTAAATCTTGTACAAATATAGATGATGACTGTTTTATTTTGTTTGGCGGTAGCGGCAGCGAGTTAGTTCTTTGCAAAAATTTACAACGCAATTTTATCAGTTGCGAAATCCATTCTGACTACTACCATATGATTATAGACCGCT from the Bacteroidales bacterium genome contains:
- a CDS encoding site-specific DNA-methyltransferase, which codes for MSSDKLNNFRNKIFNEDVLKVLKELPDGCLDMVYGDPDYNVGINYAGKNYTTKWNEYIDWYVELTKESLRVLKPTGNLFMMNYPKQNAYLRVNFLDDNAYDVQEYVWTYNTNVGHSPRRFTTAHRSILHATISKDNNFYKDNVAVPYQNPTDKRIKGRIADGHLGRMPYSWFYFDLVKNVSKDKTFHSCQIPLPLVEMLIKSCTNIDDDCFILFGGSGSELVLCKNLQRNFISCEIHSDYYHMIIDRLDNNGKIRYEQRLKYFQQQNNKTVSQKVDLFTNIEKESTNRQHGLSVSGQSEVI